Proteins co-encoded in one Juglans regia cultivar Chandler chromosome 16, Walnut 2.0, whole genome shotgun sequence genomic window:
- the LOC109003814 gene encoding 5'-deoxynucleotidase hdd1: MAVNPSTRCPPPLHWRPLPSRPNLAFFNRSSSPGPGFFNEAPSPRLVSVRSHKPGPDGFGAKRPLDLQESEAPIGSSASHSSSSAIDFLTLCHRLKTTKRKGWINHGIKGPESIADHMYRMAVMALIAGDLPGVNRERCIKIAIVHDIAEAIVGDITPSDGVPKEEKSRMEQAALNEMCKVLGGGMRAEEIKELWREYENNSSLEANLVKDFDKVEMILQALEYETEHGKVLDEFFLSTAGKFQTELGKNWAAEIISRRNSRLANRHT; the protein is encoded by the exons ATGGCTGTGAATCCCTCGACGCGCTGCCCGCCCCCGCTGCACTGGCGGCCTCTTCCTTCTCGCCCGAATCTCGCTTTCTTCAACAGGAGCTCGTCTCCGGGACCCGGTTTTTTCAACGAGGCCCCTTCTCCGAGGCTCGTATCCGTTCGTTCCCACAAGCCTGGTCCAGACGGGTTCGGGGCCAAGAGACCGCTGGATTTGCAGGAGTCCGAAGCTCCGATCGGATCTTCGGCTTCGCACTCTTCTTCGTCTGCGATTGATTTTCTTACATTGTGCCATCGCCTTAAG ACCACAAAAAGGAAAGGATGGATCAATCATGGGATAAAGGGTCCCGAGTCAATTGCTGACCATATGTACCGCATGGCTGTGATGGCTTTGATTGCTGGTGACCTTCCTGGTGTGAATAGGGAAAG GTGTATTAAGATAGCAATTGTGCATGATATTGCAGAAG CTATTGTTGGAGATATAACACCCTCTGATGGTGtgcccaaagaagaaaagagcaGAATGGAGCAGGCAGCTTTAAATGAAATGTGTAAAGTTCTTGGTGGAGGGATGAGAG CTGAAGAGATCAAAGAACTTTGGCgggaatatgaaaataattcatCTTTAGAAGCTAATCTTGTGAAAGATTTTGACAAA GTTGAAATGATATTGCAAGCACTAGAGTATGAAACCG AACATGGGAAGGTGCTGGATGAGTTTTTCCTTTCAACTGCAG GAAAGTTTCAGACGGAGTTAGGAAAGAATTGGGCTGCTGAAATCATTTCGAGAAGAAATTCGAGGTTGGCAAACCGGCATACATGA